TCGGTCGACGAGCCGTCCGGGGAGGCCGGTGGCAGTAAGCGTCACACCGACCGTAATCATCACGGCGTAGAGGCCGAGCGTCGACAGCCAGATGACCAGCATCGCCAGGACGGCCCAGACGCCTTTCAGGTAGTAGAACGCGCCAAGCGTCATGATCGTGCCGTACAGCAAGACGATGTAGGGGCCCCACTGTCGGGCGTGGCCGCGGCGCATCCGGCGGCGGACGTACTGTTTGAGGTCCGACCGCACCTCGTCACGGTGGAGTGTCCGGTCCTCGACGTCCTCGCGGAACGACTCGAACTCTTCGCGGAGTTCCTGTAGCTCCTCGTCTGTCAGCGCATCAGTGTCTCGTCCGGTCGGCCCGGTTCCGGCTGGCGGGGGTGTGTCGGTCTCGTCAGCGTCCTCACTCATCGCTTTGCCGGACCGTCGGTGCGATACCTGTTGTAGTTGCCGGTCCGCGAGCGCCGCGTTGACCGCTGCGCCCACGAGTAGCACCTGTCCGGCGAAGTAGAACCACGTCACGAGCAGGAGGACCCCGCCGATGACGCCGTACACCTGGTAGGAGTCGGCCTGCGCCGCGTACACGTTGAACCCTGTTCCGAGCAGCGTCCACCCGGCACCGGCGAACACCGCGCCGGGGACGGCCGCCCGTATCGTCATCTCCTGATCGGGAAACAGGTAGTACAGTGGGAGGAAGGACACCGTTAGTACAGGGATGAGTGCGAGTCCGCCCAGCGCAACCTGGACGCCCAGCACCGTTCCGAGAGCGCCGATGACGCCGAGCCCGCCCAGCGCCACGACGATGCCGCCCAGCGCGGCCAGCCCGTCGACGAGCTCGCCGACAATCGAACCGGGGCCGTCCGTCCCGTAGACGCGGCTGAAGGCCGCGTCAAGCCCGCGGAACACCTTGAGCGCGCTCCAGAGCGTGACGCCGACGCCGAGCACAGTCGCTCCCCCGCGGCCAGCCCCGCTTGTCAGCGCGTCTTCGAGCAGCGTCGATGCCGTCGGCGAGAGCACGTCTCCCGCAGCCGTCACGATTCGCTCGGCAAAGGCCTCCCCGCCCGCCAGCGTGCCGACGACCAGCGTCAGCAACAACAGCGGCAGGAGCGAGACGAACATGTAGTAGGCGATGCCGGCCGCGAGAAAGGAGACCTCCTCCTCTTGGACAGTGCGGACGACATCCCGAGCGACGGAGACAGCGCGTGTGCGATCCACGCGAGCATCTCGGGGTGGAGCCCCAAATATACTGTCGACTGGCTGACGCCAGACCGTCGTTCTGGCCGTCGACACCCGTCAGTCGTCGAGCGCCGCGTCGGGCCGGTAGGACCGGCTCACGACCCGCCACGTCCCCGACCGGAAGCGATAGTAGGTCACTGCCGCGGGAACGGCCGTCTCGACCACGAGCGAGGCGTACAGCGCGAGCTCGCCGAGCGGCGTGACGTAGCCGAGATACGCCAGCGGGAGGGCGAACAGGTACATCCCGGCCAGTTGGGAGTAAAACGGCCAGCGCGTGTCGCCGCTGGCCCGGAGCGGCCCGGTCGAGCCGCCGTCGACACCTCGGAACACGACACTGGCACAGGCGACGGAGACGAACACCGTCACCAGTGGGAGCACTGTGGGGTCCGAGACGAACAGGCGGGCGATGCCCCGCGAGAACGGGAGCAGCGTCGCCGCGACCACGATGTACACGCCGACACTTAGCCGGAGCACCGTCTGCGCCCAGACGGTCGCCTCGCCCTCGTTACCGTCGCCCAGAGCCTGTCCGACGAGGCTGCTCGACGCGAGGCTCAGTCCCCAGTTCGGCGTATCGAGCAGCGCCCGGACGCGGAGCGCCACGACGTAGGCCGACACGACGCCGGGCCCGAACAGGCCGACGATGAACAGCCGGGGGAACTGCGCCCCGGTCCGCGCGAGGTTGGCCCCCACCAGCGGTGCCCCGGTTTCCGCGAGGTCCCGACCCAGTCCCCGGTCGAGGAACGGCCACGACACCGGAACCCGGACCGGAAACGCGCCGATTATCGGCAGGCCACCGCGGGCTAGCCCGACGGCGAACCCGGCCGTGACCAGCACGTTCGCAATGACCGTGCCCAGCGCCGCACCGACGACGCCGAGGCCGAACCCGAAGATGAAGACGGCGTTCAACGCGATGTTGACGACCGCGCCGCCGGCCCGCAACAGCATCGGCGTCCAGGCGTCGTCGGCTCCCACGAGCGTCCGACTGGCGATGAGGTTCAGTGCGGCGAAGGGGACACCGAGGGCGACGACGCGCAGGTACTCGACCCCGTACCCGACGGCCTCGGACCCCGTCCCGACGAGATCGACGAGCAGACCGGGGATGACCCAGTACGCCGCCATCAACGGAAGTGTCAGCCCCAGAACGACGGCGGCGCTGGTCGTGACGGTGACCGCCAGTTCCCTCTCGGCGTCGGCCCCGTAGCGCTGGGACACCATCCCGATGGTTCCTCCGGCGACGCCGCCGCCCAGTGCGAACACGAGTTCCCAGAACGGTGCGGCGAAGCCGACGCCGGCGATGGCGGTCGGCCCGAGTGCCAGTCCGACCATCGCCACGTCGACCGTCGACTTCGACATCCGGGCCAGTCCGGTGACGATCCGGGGCCAGGACAGGTCCGTCGCTCGGCGGACCCGCTCGCGCTCGACGAGGTCGAACCGCGCGAGCAGGCCGCCGATGAACAGCAGGACGCCACGGACCGGGTTGTACGTGGAGGGCACGTCTTCGCCACTGCTTTGCGGCCGAACCCGAAAGGTGTTAAGAAAGGGGAGCCGCCCTCACAGGGTTTATACAGCGCCGCTGCAACGACCGGATATGGATACGGAAGCGGCCATCCGGCACGGGACGATGCAGGTGACCGTCCTGTTGCTCGTCGCGGCCGCACTGGCTATCGGTTTCGGCGTCGCCGGCGTCGGCGCGTCCCTGCCGATTGTCGTGGGCCTGCTGGTACTGACGGCTGTTCTATTCGCCGCCCGACCGGACGAGGACCGATTCGGTCTCGTCGCCGGTGTCGACATGGACGGCATCGTCAAGTCGCTGTGGCTCGCGCCGCTCGTCACGGCCCTACCGCTGCTCGTCCGCCTGTCGGCCACACCCGGAGAGGTACAGGCCATTGGCGGCATGCTCGGCCTCGCGGGGATGGCGAACTACTTCCTGCGGCCGGTGTATCTGCTGGGCTATGACCTCGTCTCCGCGGTTCGAGAGAGCGTTGGCCGGGCGAACGGTCGGTAGTTCGTGTCCAGACGGAGCTATAGTAACAATTGAAACGATTTACACACTGATCGCACTGCCGTCGTGCGATCAGGTGTGCATTGATTTTCAATGGCCACTATAGATTCCCGGGGCCACTACTCCGCCGTCGCCTCACGGATTTCGACCACGTCGGCGTCCGTCTTGAACGTCGTGCCGCCGTAGTGCGTTCGGGAGGCCTCGTAGCCAGTGTCCCGAAGTTTCTCGATGAACTCGTCCATGGCTTCCGCGCCGCGCCCCCAGCGCTTGCAGAGGCGGTGCTGGTCGTAGTGGGTTGGCGTGTCGATCTCCTCGCTGAGCGTCGCCAGCAGTTCTCTCGCTTCGTCGGCGGTGCCCATCTCCTCGGTCACCTGTTCGGACACGGCGTCGGCGAACGCCGGTTCGCAGGTCCGACCGAGCCAGATGGGGCCGGCCGTCTGGAGGTGCTTGTCACAGACCGGACAGTCCTCGGGCGGGTCGGCGATGAGGCCGTAGTCGTGGTCGCGCCAGAGGCAGTGCTGGCAGTGGTGGACGTAGCCGAGTTCGTCGATGCAGTCGTTGGCGACCTTCGCGCCGTGGTCGAACTCCAGGTAGGTCCGGGCGTAGTGTTTCGTCGCGTGGCTGAGAATCGGCCTGGCGGCGATGTCGTAGCGGGCGGCTGTCCGGACCATCGCCGACAGGAGGACGCGCATCCCCATTTCGGCGTGGAACTCGGTGTTGCGCGGGACCGCGCCGTAGGACCGAACGCCGCTCTCGAAGTGTGCGCCACACAGCGGCGCGGTGTCGGTGGCCGTCACACAGAGGAGGTGTTTGGTGCCCTGCACCGCCGCGTCGGCGAAGGGAATCGGCGTGCCGAAGGGGTCCACGTCGACCACGTCGAACGCCTCCGAGTGCATAAGCACGTTCGCGTCCGACCGCCGGACCGAGGCGGCAAGGTCGTTGCGTTCGAGATTCTGCTCGCACAGCGCCGTCGCGTCGTCGTCGATGTCACACAGCGTCGTCTCCCAGTCGTTGGCCGCCGCGCGGACGCCCCGGATGCCGCTCGCGGCGGTGGCGTCCAGGTACGTCGACACGCGGGGGGTTCGCTCTCGGTAGGCCCGCAGCGCCGCCACGGTGATGTCGCGGTTCAGCTCCTGTACGGGGTTAAAGAATACGTCCGCACCCTTCCCCGCCTCCGGCTGTTCCGGCACCGTGACCGTCACCCGGCCCTCACTGACGCGCATACTCCCCGGTCCGTGCGTGCGCCGTTAAGTCGTTCGAAGGCTCTCCGCTCACGCCGCTTCGGCGGCCGTCCGCTCCTGTGGCAGCCGAACGGTCACTGTCGTTCCGTCGTTCGTGTCGAAGTCGAGGTCTCCCCCAAGCGTCGTCGCGGTCCAGCGGACGAGCCAGAGGCCGATGCCGCTGCCGTGGTTCAGGTCCGTTTCGCGGCCCCGCTCCAGCACGCCGAGTTCGTGTTCTGGAACGCCAGGGCCGTTGTCGCTGACGGTCAGCACGACATCGTCGCCATCGACCTTCGCACCGACGGTGACGACGGCGTCCGGAACGTGCTGGAGAGCGTTCTCGACGAGATTGGTAAGCAGGATTTCCAGCAGGGCGGGCTGGGTCGTCAGCCGGAGGTCGTCGGGTATCTCAACCGTGACCGAGCCACCGTATTCCTCGCGGGCAGACTCGACGACTCCGGTGGCGAGGTCGGCAAGTGCGACGGATTCCAGGCCCGCGTCGCCAGCACCCGCTTCGGCGAGCGTTCGAGCCTTCTGGCCGGAGTCGACTAAACGACTGACCGACCGCTCGATGGTCGCCGCGTGGTCGGACTGCTCGCCGTCGAGTTCTCCCGCCAGCAACTCCGCCCGGGCCTGGATGACGACGCTCTCGTTGCGGACGTTGTGTCTGAGAAAGCGGTTGAGCACTTCGAGGCGGCGCTCGCGGCGGATCTCGTCTGTGATGTCCTGAAAGACGACTGTGTATCCCAGTTGCGTCCCCGCCTCGTCCCGGAGCGCCGTCTGCCGGACCTTGAACTCCCGGTGTCGACCACCGGCCTCGATGGACGCCCGCGAACTCCCGCCGTCTGTCGCGATGTCGTCACCCGCTAGAAAGCTGTTCAGTGGCTCTGTCAGGCCTTCGCGCTTATCCACACCCAGCATCCGCTCGGCGGCGGGGTTGAGATTCACGACCCGTCCCTGTTCGTCGACGATGGCGACCGGCGTGGCGATGTCGTGGATGGCCGCCCGCTCGCCGGCCCGCCGGGTCGCCGGGTGGAACTCGAACATGTCGCTCCGGACGAACGCGTACAGGTCAAGGGCGATGTGGGGCAGGAACAGGAGCGTCGTCAGATTCACCGCCGGAACCAGTCCGACGCCGCCGGCCCACAGCAACACCCCGGCGCCGGGCGGTATCGGGCTCAGGCCGACCGCGAGCGCCTCGCGCCGGTACAGCGGGCCGTAGCTGACGACCGTATCGAACACCAGCAGGGTCCCGAAACTGACGAACAGCATCGCGACGATGATCGTGAGCAGCCCCACCGGCAAGACGGCGTAGTCGGCTCCCGCGCTACCGGCGGTCGGCACGACCCGGAACCCTTGCCAGACCACGGTGTGGAGCGGGTTCGTGACGACGAGCGCCGTTCCGGCGAGCGGCAGCACCGCTACGGCCCGGTACCAGCCGCTTTCGAGGACGTTCGTCCGACCGGTGTATCCCAGCGCAAAGGAGAGGAAACAGAAGCCGATCCAGATGATACCCAGCCAGGACACCATCTCCAAGGCAAGGCGCAGTGTCGGGTCGAACACCAGCAGCGCCGCGCCGTAGCTGAAACACCAGCCCGTCTGCGTGACGATGGTCGCGACGAACCACCGCGCGCCGGGCTTGTCCCAGTGCGCTCGGAGCTGGGCCAGCAGATACAGCGACCCGAATCCCGAGGCAAACGAGCCCAGCGCCAGCCACGGGAGGTCGAGGTTCATGCCGGAAGAAACCCGTATTCCGTGTTTATTCTTCCGGGCACAGTACAAGCACTGATAACTCCCTGCTGCGGCTGCGAGCCAGCCGGGACGTGGCTGCTGAAGCCGACGCCGTTTTGTCACCCCTTTCCGTAGCATGGATGTGACCGGAGTCGAGGAGTGGGTGGCCGACCTCGAAGCCGCCGGGGAGCTGACCCCCGACGCAGTGTCGGCTATCGTCGACGTCCACGGCGACCGCGGCCACCAGGCCATCGAGGCTGTCGGCGAGAGCCGCGTCAAGCAGTACCGCGATTTCACCGTCGTCGTGGGCCACGACGACGAGTACATCGTCGAGGACGGCGGCTGTACCTGCGCCGACAGCGAGTACAATCTCGATGCGGACGACCCCGACCAGCTCTGCTGGCACGCCATCGCCGTCCGCGTCGCCGAGGCTATCGACGCCGTCGACGAGCACGATATGTGGTACTCTGAGGTCCGGGAGTTCCTATAGTACCTTTTTACTTCGTCGCCCTTCCTCGCGGCGCGTAGCGCCGCTGCGGGAGGGCTCCTCGCAAAAATCTACGCTAAAAACGACCTTCTCGCTCCCGCTGGTCGCGAGAAGTGAAACCGCGCTCCGTCGGCGCGCGGTATGCTATGCGGTACGGCTTCCTCACCGCTCTGCTACTGCTACCGCTCTGCTCCGTTCCTGCTACCGCACTATCCCGTTACCGCTCCACCGGCCGCCCAGCGCCGTACGTAATCCGCCCTTCCAGCGAGAACCGAAGCACTGACCGGGAGCCGAGGTCGAGTGACCGGAGCGTGTCGGCTCGCTCGTGGTCGCCCAGGTCCACGTCGACGCGGTTGCTCAGCGGCGCGGCCCCCAGTTTCCCCTGGAACTCGATTGGCGTCCGTTCAAGCTGGCCCTCCCGGACCGCGTAGCTCTCGACCGTTTCCCGACGCTCCCATGTCCGGGGCCAGTCGATGCCGACTGTTGCGACACGGTTCCCGTCCTCGACGACCGTCGTCTCGCGGCGGGTCGCGTCGTCGCGGTGCGTGATGTCGGCGACCGTCTTCGGGTAGCCCCAGATCTCGTCGCCGAGGGCGCAAGCAGGCTCGGTCGTCACCGGGAGCGACCAGACGTAACCGCCGACATTGCGCGTCAGCAGTGGAAGCAACGGCGGCCGCCGCCCGTCCGCCGTTGCGCTAATCAGCACCGCGAACTCGTCGTAGGGGGCCATCGCGTCGTCGCCGATGCGGTGGTACTCGACACAGAGGAGCACGACCGCGGCCCGGCGGGCCGTCGCCCGAACCGGCGCAAGCCCGTCGGGTAGCAGTGACTCGGCAACGTCGTATCGCGCCGGGAGCACCGCGCCGGCGACCGTCGCCTCGGTGACCAGCGGGAGCGTCACTTCGTGGCCGGTCGAGAGCCGCACTCTGTCGCCATCACCCAGTCGCGTCACCGCAGCCACCGCCCCAGAAACGAACTCGCTCGACCGAACCCGCGATGAATCGGGTCCTGCAGTCGCGCCGGGAGCCAGTGGGTCCACCGGACGAACGTGGCGAACTTTCCGACGGGGTAGCGGGCCTTCGGCGGGTCGTCGGTCGCTGCGGCGAGTACCGTCGCCGCGACGGCTTCTGGCGTTGTCGCCAGCGGTCCACCGGTGAGGACCCAGCCGTCCTCCAGCGCCTCGTACGTCCGGTTGTAGGTCGGCGTCCGATCTTCGTCGTTCAGGCTTCCCAGCGCGCTGTCGGCGAAGCCGGTGTCTACCCACGCCGGTTCGACGAGCGAGACGTGGATATCGTCCTCGCCGGCGATCTCTATCCGGAGCGCGTCGGTCAGCGACTCGACGGCGGCCTTGCCGGCCGAATACGCGCCCAGGCCCGGCGACGCGGTGTGACCCAGCACGCTGGATACCGTGATGATGCGCCCGCCGTGTTCGCGCATCTCGGGGAGCACTGCCTGTGCGAGTCGGTGTGGGCCGTGGACCAGCACGTCGAACTGCTCGCGAACGTCGTCGCTGGCTATGTCTTCGACTGGCCCGGCGACTCCGTAACCGGCGTTGTTCACCAGACAGTCGAGTCGGCCTGTCTCCTCGATGACCTGGTCGACGACGGCTTCGATCTGTGCTTCGTCGGTCACGTCGAGTTCGAGACAGCGACAGCGCTCGCGGATGTCCGCAGGGAACTCCGCTCGAACGTCCGTCGCATACACTGTCCAGCCGTCGTCGACGAACGCCCGCGCCGTCGCCGCTCCGATACCCGACGCTGCACCAGTGAGCAGAACGACAGAATTACTTGTAGACATACGGACACATACCGAGTCCAGAACTCAGTGGTCGAGGCAGTAGTCGACGAAGTTCCGGAGGATGCGCAGCCCCGTCTCGCCCGATTTCTCCGGGTGGAACTGCGTGCCGAAGACGTTGCCGGCGTCGTTGGCGACGATGGAGGCGAAGTCGGCCCCGTAGTCCGTCGTCGCCACCGTCGCGTTCTCGTCGTCGGGGACGGCGTAGTAGGAGTGGACGAAGTAGGCGTGCTCGCCGTCGACGCCCTCGACGAGCGGATGGTCCCGCGTCACGTCGAGTTCGTTCCAGCCCATGTGTGGCACGGTTTGGTCGCGGCTGAACCGGACGTTCTTCCCGGGAATGAGGTCGAGCCCTTCGGCGTCGCCCTGGCCTTCGTGGTCGGCCTCTTCGCTCGTCGTCAGGAGCATCTGCATCCCGAGGCAGATCCCGAACAGGGGCTTGCCGGCCTCGGCCTGTTCGACCAGCGCCTCGCGGAACGGCCCGGCGTTGTCCATTCCTTCGGAGAACGCCCCGACGCCGGGCAGGACGATGCCGTCGGCCGCGTCGAACTCCGCAGGGTCCTCCGAAAGGGAGACCTCTGCGCCGGCGCGTTCGAGCCCGCGCGTGACGCTCCGGAGGTTCCCCAGTCCGTAATCGACGACGACCACGTCCGCGGTCGTCTGTCTGACACTCATACGGGATCGTAGGCGAACAGGGGCTAAGTGACTTCCTGTTCGAACAAACCTTCGGCACGACCACTGTCCGGCGGGAGGTGTCGCTTACAGTCGGACACCCGGACCTGATAAGGATATCAACTATGAAAATAGGCCGGCCCAGTTTTATTGACCTACCGCATACGGCCGTTGATGGTTGATCCTACAGACGTTCTGTACGTCGACGGTAACGTTCTCATCGCTGAGTTTCCCGAAGAGATGGAGATGACAGACGAGACATTCGCGAAAGTCAATGAACGGTTCGAGGAACTCGCCTCACAGCCGGCGGTCGATACGCATATCTCGAACCTCCAGATGGAGGCGTCACTGAACGACGACGTATTCACGCGAGCACAGGAGGCCGCCGAGGCGGGCAAGGAGTTCGGTATCACGGACTGGGTCATCGTCTCCGAGGGAATCAAGAAGATGGCGCTCAAGAGCCGGGTCGGCGAGATTCCTGGTGTCGACATTTCGCTGGTCGACACGAAGGCAGAGGCGATGGACATCGCAGCGAAGTAGCGGTTCCGGGCCGCACTACCCGACTATTTTAAAACTCGCCGAGCCGCGACTGTCCGCTCTGGGCGTCGGTGAACTCCGCGGCAGTCGTTATCGCGGCCTCAAACGTCTCCTTCTGGCTGGGGTCGTACAGCGTCGCCGCCGGGTGGACGGAGACGAGCACGCGGCGTGGCTGGCCGGCGATAGCCACGTCGAACACGTCGCCCGCTTCGCCGGTGACGGCGACGTCACGCTCCAGCAGGTGCTCAGCCGGCACTTTCCCGAGCGTGACGACGACCTCGGGGTCGACGCGGTCGATCTCCGTCTCCAGATAGTCGCGGCAGTTCGCGAGTTCACCCGTTCGCGGGTCGCGGTTGTCCGGCGGGCGACAGCGCACACAGTTGGTGATGCGCACGTCGCCGCGGTCGAGGCCGGCCTCGCGCAACGCCTCGTCGAGCACGTCGCCGCTCCGCCCGACGAACGGCTCGCCCTGTTCGTCCTCGTTCGCGCCGGGGGCCTCCCCGACGAACAGCAGGTCCGCGTCCGCGGGGCCGACGCCGTTGACGATTCGCGAGCGCGAGCGGCAGAGGTCGTCACAGCGCTCACAGTCGACGACGTTGAGGCCGTCCATCTGCTCCATGTCCCGTCGTTTGCGCCGGGGGCTCTCAAACGCAGCGGTCCGCCGTCGGGCTTCCGGTCGGAATCCGGTTCCGCTAGCTTCAGCGAAAACAACTGTCCAGATCTGGCAGCGATTACCGCTTTACACCCGTCGCTTCGATCTGCACCGCCGCGTCGTTCGGCAGGTGTGCCACGCCGACGACAGTCCGTGACGGTCGCTGCCCGTCGAAAAACGCCGCGTACGCTTGCTTGACCGCTGGTAGGTGGTCCATCTCCGTGAGGTACACCGTCGTCCGCAGCAGGTCACGCGGTTCGAGACCGGATTCGGCAGCCATGGCACGAATTTGGTCGAGCACGGCGAGCGTCTGTTCCTGAACGTCGCCGCTGCGAGCCGTTTCCGCGTCGGGGAACTGGCCGTCGAAGAACACGAGTTGGCTGTCCTGCTGGCGCGTGCCGTAGACGCTGTGTTCTGTCGGCTGGTCGCCTTCGTACCGGGTCACGCTACTGTTGATGTTCGTTTGCTCGTTCGTTTCTGCGGGCTCTACAGCATTCCTCGTCTGCGTTCTGCTTTCTGCCATTGTATCTCTACAAACACAGTGCCGGACAATCAGACTATGTTTAGCTATTGCTAAATACAACCTACGATAGGATATTGCTACCGCCTATGTCGTTCAAACCTCCATCTCTAACTTAGTAATAGCTAATGAGTCGTTGGGGTAT
The genomic region above belongs to Haloarcula hispanica ATCC 33960 and contains:
- a CDS encoding YihY/virulence factor BrkB family protein, translating into MDRTRAVSVARDVVRTVQEEEVSFLAAGIAYYMFVSLLPLLLLTLVVGTLAGGEAFAERIVTAAGDVLSPTASTLLEDALTSGAGRGGATVLGVGVTLWSALKVFRGLDAAFSRVYGTDGPGSIVGELVDGLAALGGIVVALGGLGVIGALGTVLGVQVALGGLALIPVLTVSFLPLYYLFPDQEMTIRAAVPGAVFAGAGWTLLGTGFNVYAAQADSYQVYGVIGGVLLLVTWFYFAGQVLLVGAAVNAALADRQLQQVSHRRSGKAMSEDADETDTPPPAGTGPTGRDTDALTDEELQELREEFESFREDVEDRTLHRDEVRSDLKQYVRRRMRRGHARQWGPYIVLLYGTIMTLGAFYYLKGVWAVLAMLVIWLSTLGLYAVMITVGVTLTATGLPGRLVDRVRDWRQ
- a CDS encoding MATE family efflux transporter — its product is MPSTYNPVRGVLLFIGGLLARFDLVERERVRRATDLSWPRIVTGLARMSKSTVDVAMVGLALGPTAIAGVGFAAPFWELVFALGGGVAGGTIGMVSQRYGADAERELAVTVTTSAAVVLGLTLPLMAAYWVIPGLLVDLVGTGSEAVGYGVEYLRVVALGVPFAALNLIASRTLVGADDAWTPMLLRAGGAVVNIALNAVFIFGFGLGVVGAALGTVIANVLVTAGFAVGLARGGLPIIGAFPVRVPVSWPFLDRGLGRDLAETGAPLVGANLARTGAQFPRLFIVGLFGPGVVSAYVVALRVRALLDTPNWGLSLASSSLVGQALGDGNEGEATVWAQTVLRLSVGVYIVVAATLLPFSRGIARLFVSDPTVLPLVTVFVSVACASVVFRGVDGGSTGPLRASGDTRWPFYSQLAGMYLFALPLAYLGYVTPLGELALYASLVVETAVPAAVTYYRFRSGTWRVVSRSYRPDAALDD
- a CDS encoding tRNA (guanine(26)-N(2))-dimethyltransferase, with translation MRVSEGRVTVTVPEQPEAGKGADVFFNPVQELNRDITVAALRAYRERTPRVSTYLDATAASGIRGVRAAANDWETTLCDIDDDATALCEQNLERNDLAASVRRSDANVLMHSEAFDVVDVDPFGTPIPFADAAVQGTKHLLCVTATDTAPLCGAHFESGVRSYGAVPRNTEFHAEMGMRVLLSAMVRTAARYDIAARPILSHATKHYARTYLEFDHGAKVANDCIDELGYVHHCQHCLWRDHDYGLIADPPEDCPVCDKHLQTAGPIWLGRTCEPAFADAVSEQVTEEMGTADEARELLATLSEEIDTPTHYDQHRLCKRWGRGAEAMDEFIEKLRDTGYEASRTHYGGTTFKTDADVVEIREATAE
- a CDS encoding histidine kinase N-terminal 7TM domain-containing protein; amino-acid sequence: MNLDLPWLALGSFASGFGSLYLLAQLRAHWDKPGARWFVATIVTQTGWCFSYGAALLVFDPTLRLALEMVSWLGIIWIGFCFLSFALGYTGRTNVLESGWYRAVAVLPLAGTALVVTNPLHTVVWQGFRVVPTAGSAGADYAVLPVGLLTIIVAMLFVSFGTLLVFDTVVSYGPLYRREALAVGLSPIPPGAGVLLWAGGVGLVPAVNLTTLLFLPHIALDLYAFVRSDMFEFHPATRRAGERAAIHDIATPVAIVDEQGRVVNLNPAAERMLGVDKREGLTEPLNSFLAGDDIATDGGSSRASIEAGGRHREFKVRQTALRDEAGTQLGYTVVFQDITDEIRRERRLEVLNRFLRHNVRNESVVIQARAELLAGELDGEQSDHAATIERSVSRLVDSGQKARTLAEAGAGDAGLESVALADLATGVVESAREEYGGSVTVEIPDDLRLTTQPALLEILLTNLVENALQHVPDAVVTVGAKVDGDDVVLTVSDNGPGVPEHELGVLERGRETDLNHGSGIGLWLVRWTATTLGGDLDFDTNDGTTVTVRLPQERTAAEAA
- a CDS encoding acetoacetate decarboxylase family protein, with the translated sequence MTRLGDGDRVRLSTGHEVTLPLVTEATVAGAVLPARYDVAESLLPDGLAPVRATARRAAVVLLCVEYHRIGDDAMAPYDEFAVLISATADGRRPPLLPLLTRNVGGYVWSLPVTTEPACALGDEIWGYPKTVADITHRDDATRRETTVVEDGNRVATVGIDWPRTWERRETVESYAVREGQLERTPIEFQGKLGAAPLSNRVDVDLGDHERADTLRSLDLGSRSVLRFSLEGRITYGAGRPVER
- a CDS encoding SDR family oxidoreductase, producing the protein MSTSNSVVLLTGAASGIGAATARAFVDDGWTVYATDVRAEFPADIRERCRCLELDVTDEAQIEAVVDQVIEETGRLDCLVNNAGYGVAGPVEDIASDDVREQFDVLVHGPHRLAQAVLPEMREHGGRIITVSSVLGHTASPGLGAYSAGKAAVESLTDALRIEIAGEDDIHVSLVEPAWVDTGFADSALGSLNDEDRTPTYNRTYEALEDGWVLTGGPLATTPEAVAATVLAAATDDPPKARYPVGKFATFVRWTHWLPARLQDPIHRGFGRASSFLGRWLR
- the hisH gene encoding imidazole glycerol phosphate synthase subunit HisH; this encodes MSVRQTTADVVVVDYGLGNLRSVTRGLERAGAEVSLSEDPAEFDAADGIVLPGVGAFSEGMDNAGPFREALVEQAEAGKPLFGICLGMQMLLTTSEEADHEGQGDAEGLDLIPGKNVRFSRDQTVPHMGWNELDVTRDHPLVEGVDGEHAYFVHSYYAVPDDENATVATTDYGADFASIVANDAGNVFGTQFHPEKSGETGLRILRNFVDYCLDH
- a CDS encoding uracil-DNA glycosylase: MEQMDGLNVVDCERCDDLCRSRSRIVNGVGPADADLLFVGEAPGANEDEQGEPFVGRSGDVLDEALREAGLDRGDVRITNCVRCRPPDNRDPRTGELANCRDYLETEIDRVDPEVVVTLGKVPAEHLLERDVAVTGEAGDVFDVAIAGQPRRVLVSVHPAATLYDPSQKETFEAAITTAAEFTDAQSGQSRLGEF
- a CDS encoding RidA family protein, which gives rise to MAESRTQTRNAVEPAETNEQTNINSSVTRYEGDQPTEHSVYGTRQQDSQLVFFDGQFPDAETARSGDVQEQTLAVLDQIRAMAAESGLEPRDLLRTTVYLTEMDHLPAVKQAYAAFFDGQRPSRTVVGVAHLPNDAAVQIEATGVKR